The following proteins are co-located in the Schistocerca nitens isolate TAMUIC-IGC-003100 chromosome 2, iqSchNite1.1, whole genome shotgun sequence genome:
- the LOC126234424 gene encoding ninjurin-1-like — MVAMATMETTQSSPAMQGRAVSVSVDSLDVVASSHSTGAQGAAPSTPSGAADSLAVVDLADQDEKVVKVELANLSAATSKEDIDDEDGETEDDLETVKRRGNAWAAKKTVAQGMMDIALLTSNANQLRYLIMYGKQSSTYVISITLIAISILLQVAVGVVLIFKGKSDLKGEEKKAHANKLNNYVVVGVFLVTIINVFAASFSDVSPAPASP; from the exons ATGGTGGCCATGGCGACGATGGAGACGACTCAGAGCAGCCCGGCCATGCAGGGCCGCGCGGTCAGCGTGAGCGTCGACTCCCTGGACGTGGTGGCCTCGTCACACTCCACTGGCGCTCAGGGGGCGGCGCCATCCACTCCTAGCGGTGCTGCAGACTCGCTGGCAGTCGTCGACCTGGCCGACCAGGACGAAAAAGTCGTCAAAGTGGAGTTGGCCAACTTGTCAGCCGCGACAAGCAAGGAGGATATTGATGACGAG GATGGAGAAACGGAGGATGATCTGGAGACTGTGAAACGGAGAGGGAACGCGTGGGCGGCGAAAAAGACGGTGGCGCAGGGAATGATGGACATTGCGCTGCTCACCTCCAACGCCAACCAGCTGCGCTACCTCATCATGTACGGCAAGCAGAGCAGCACCTACGTCATCAGCATCACGCTCATTGCCATCAGCATCTTACTGCAG GTGGCCGTGGGCGTGGTGCTCATCTTCAAGGGCAAGTCTGACTTGAAGGGCGAGGAGAAGAAAGCGCACGCCAATAAACTCAACAACTACGTGGTGGTGGGCGTGTTTCTGGTCACCATCATCAACGTGTTCGCAGCGTCCTTCAGCGACGTCTCGCCCGCACCAGCTTCCCCTTAG